A single window of Amyelois transitella isolate CPQ chromosome 17, ilAmyTran1.1, whole genome shotgun sequence DNA harbors:
- the LOC106138826 gene encoding sterol carrier protein 2, whose translation MGRKVYVVGVGMTKFVKPNSGNDYPELGKEAVLDALADAGIKYDDIQQAVCGYVFGDSTCGQRVLYQVGMTGIPIYNVNNNCSTGSNALFLAKQLIEGGNADVILVVGFEKMASGPLGGGAFTDRTNPMDRHTLKMAEMADIAAAPMTPQFFGNAGIEHMKKYGTTEVHFAKIAAKNHRHGAKNPRAQGTREYTVEEVLNSRKIYGPLTKLQCCPTSDGAGAAVLMSEEAVIRYGLQSKAVEIIGMEMATDTHEVFTENSLMKVAGTDMTALAAKRLYQKTGISPKQIDVVELHDCFSANELITYEGLQLCGEGEAGKFIDAGDNTYGGRVVVNPSGGLIAKGHPLGATGLAQCAELVWQLRGEAGPRQVPRARLALQHNLGLGGAVVIAMYRKGFSDATPKNVAVADSPDDFKVFKYMKILEEAMKDDKDNLIEKVRGIYGFKVRNGPNGLEGYWVINAKEGKGKITYNGKEKPDVTFTINDEDVADLISGKLNPQKAFFQGKIKIQGNMGLAMKLTDLQRQASGRIEQIRSKL comes from the exons ATGGGTAGAAAAGTGTACGTGGTTGGCGTCGGAATGACGAAGTTCGTCAAACCCAACTCTGGAAATGATTACCCGGAGTTAGGTAAAGAGGCCGTGTTGGATGCCTTAGCTGACGCTGGCATTAAATATGATGATATACAGCAAGCGGTATGTGGATATGTTTTCGGAGATTCCACATGCGGCCAGAGAGTTTTGTATCAAGTTGGCATGACGGGTATCCCCATATACAATGTAAATAACAACTGTTCTACAGGCTCCAATGCTTTATTCCTTGCAAAGCAACTTATTGAAGGCGGAAATGCTGACGTCATTCTTGTAGTAGGGTTTGAAAAAATGGCTTCTGGGCCCCTAGGCGGCGGCGCCTTCACCGACAGAACCAATCCTATGGACAGGCACACTTTGAAAATGGCAGAAATGGCCGACATCGCAGCAGCACCAATGACTCCTCAGTTCTTTGGCAATGCAGGCATTGAGCATATGAAGAAATATGGCACAACTGAGGTTCACTTTGCCAAGATTGCAGCCAAAAATCACCGCCACGGTGCAAAGAATCCGCGAGCCCAAGGCACGAGGGAGTATACAGTTGAGGAAGTATTGAATTCTAGGAAGATCTACGGTCCTTTGACTAAGTTGCAATGTTGTCCAACTAGTGACGGGGCTGGTGCGGCTGTACTCATGTCCGAGGAGGCAGTAATTCGCTACGGGCTGCAGAGTAAAGCTGTTGAGATTATTGGTATGGAGATGGCAACTGATACGCATGAAGTTTTTACTGAAAACAGTTTGATGAAAGTCGCTGGTACTGATATGACGGCTCTAGCTGCGAAAAGGTTGTATCAGAAGACTGGTATCTCACCGAAACAGATAGATGTTGTGGAGCTCCACGATTGTTTCTCTGCCAATGAACTGATTACGTATGAAGGGTTACAGTTGTGCGGGGAGGGGGAAGCGGGGAAGTTTATCGATGCTGGGGACAACACATACGGAGGGAGAGTGGTTGTGAATCCGAGTGGTGGATTGATAGCCAAGGGCCATCCATTGGGAGCGACCGGCCTAGCACAGTGTGCGGAGTTAGTGTGGCAGCTCCGGGGAGAAGCTGGCCCGAGACAG GTGCCACGCGCGAGACTAGCTCTTCAACACAACTTGGGTCTCGGAGGCGCAGTCGTCATTGCAATGTACCGCAAAGGTTTCTCCGACGCCACCCCCAAAAATGTCGCTGTGGCTGATAGCCCAGACGACTTCAAAGTCTTCAAATACATGAAGATTCTTGAAGAAGCGATGAAAGATGATAAAGACAATTTAATCGAAAAAGTCAGAGGTATCTACGGATTCAAAGTTAGGAACGGTCCCAATGGTTTAGAAGGATACTGGGTCATTAATGCTAAGGAGGGAAAAGGAAAGATTACGTATAACGGCAAAGAGAAGCCAGACGTGACCTTCACCATCAATGACGAGGATGTGGCCGATCTTATTTCGGGGAAACTGAACCCGCAGAAGGCATTCTTCCAGGGGAAGATCAAGATCCAAGGGAACATGGGATTAGCGATGAAACTGACGGACTTACAGCGCCAAGCGTCTGGGAGGATCGAACAGATTCGGTCGAAACTGTAA